The genomic stretch AAACTCCTGTACATACACAACGGGGAAAGAGTACACCGCTCTGCCATCCCACATCTTTCATTTCATGAATTCCGCAGCGAATTGCTTGACTTTACTGAAGCGGGTGGCCAGATAGTGCAGTTTTTCGCATACGACGAAAACAACAAAGAGAATCAAGGTAAAGGCTCCCTGAAATTGCTTGCCGTGCTGCGCAACGAGAGCAACGATAAACTCTGTGTTACCGGCTGCGATGCCCCGGACAGTTTTGATTCACTGACCGCTGTGACAGAAAAATTTCATATGTTCGAGCGGGAGCTCGGGGAGCAGTACGGCCTCAAGGCTGAAAGTCATCCCTGGTGGAAAATGGTGCGTTACCAGCAAAACTGCACCGGCAAACCCGATGTGTTCGGCAATAATTACAGTGAGAATATTCCAGGCAACTATCCCTATTTCGCCGTGGAAGGTGAAGGTGTGCATGAAGTGGCTGTGGGGCCTGTGCATGCCGGAATCATTGAGCCGGGCCATTTCCGTTTCCAATGCTTTGGCGAGCGGGTTTTTCACCTGGAGATCCAACTCGGCTATCAGCATCGCGGGGTGGAACACCTGCTGCAAACGGTGCCTATGAAGCGCTTGCCGATCATCGGCGAAACCATTTCCGGGGACACCAGTATCGGCCACGGCCTGTGCATGGCCCAAGGAATCGAGTCCTTAGCCGACCTTGAGGTTGATGAAGGATCCAAGGTCGTGCGGACCTTGGCGCTGGAGCTGGAGCGTATTGCTAATCACATCGGTGACCTTGGCGCACTCAGTCTGGACGTGGCCTTTAGCCCGCCAGCAGCCTATTTCGGAAGGATCAGAGGAGAATACCTGAATCTCAGCCAGATACTGGGCGGAAATCGATTCGGTCGGGGGCTGATTCGTCCCGGCGGGGTAACCAAGGTCATGGGTGAGGAGCAACGGCAGCTTATTCAGGAAAAAATGACGGAATTAACCCCGGAGGTCGAGCATGTCAACGATCTTATTTTCTCCACTCCCAGCGTGCGTGGTCGTTTTGACCATACCGGCACAGTAAGCCGGGAAAATGCGGAAAAAATCGGTTTGGTCGGCTATGCAGGCAGGGCCTGCGGTCTTCCCTACGATGCCAGGGTCAAATTCCCCACGGAATGCTATGGAGACCTGCCCGGCAACAGCAACAATAAAACCGACGGCGATGTGGCCTCCAGAGCCGAGGTCCGCCGAGAAGAGATCATGCACTCCATTCATCTGGTCAATACGCTGCTTGCCCGCAGCGAAGAGGCGAACAGCTATACGCCCCAAAAAACAGAGCTGGCCCCGGACTCCTTTGTGGTAACCGTCAATGAGGCATGGCGCGGTGAGGCCTCCCATTGCATCCTCACTGATGCACAGGGAAAAATACTCAGGTATAAGGTGAAAGACCCGTCGTTTCACAACTGGACCGGCTTGGCGCTGTCCCTACGAGAGCAGGGGATTTCCGACTTCCCCCTGTGCAACAAGAGCTTTAACCTTTCTTACTGCGGCTTCGACCTGTAGGCCGACCTCGAAGAATATAAGGTATTTTTATGTTAAAAGTCATTAAAAACAGATTTGAACAGGGACATCGCACAACGAAATATCCCGAAGAAAAGATCAACCTGTATAAACGATTTCGAGGATTGCCGACTGTTGATCCAGACTGCGACCCCGCTGTGGTGCAACAATGTGCCGAGGCCTGCCCTCAAGAGGCGATTGATTCTGCATCCTGCCGGATTGATCTGGGGAAATGCGTTTTCTGTGGCCTCTGCGAAACCCTGTCTGAGGGCAAATTTGCCTGCTTCAGCCAAAATATTGAGATGGGGACTGCTGCCCGCGACGATCTGCTGTTTTCAGGCAGCCTGCCCGAATTAGCTGAGCACTCTAAGACGCATTTTAAAAAACTCTTCGGGCGGTCACTTCAACTGCGTCAGATCTCGGCAGGGGGCTGCAACGCTTGCGAGGCCGATACCAACGTGCTGAACACCCCCTTCTTTGACCTGTCCCGCTTCGGCATTCAGTTTGTGGCCTCGCCCCGGCATGCCGACGGTATTCACGTCACCGGGCCGGTCTCAAAAAATATGCGTCAGGCCGTGCTCACCACCTGGGAGGCTGTGCCCGACCCCAAAGTTGTGATCGCATCTGGAGCCTGTGCTATCTCGGGCGGACCCTTTTACGGCAGCGATGATATTGTCGGCGACCTGAACAGCCTAATTCCGGTGGATCTGTATATTCCTGGGTGTCCGCCGCATCCGTTGACCACCCTGCATGCTTTGTTGTCGTTTTTTAAGTAGCTTATTAAGTAGCCTGTACGTGTTTGATGCAAGATGACGCAAAATAAAGGCGGTTGATGATTATACGTCCTGATGCTTCTTTTTTGAGGAAGCATCTCAACCGCCTTTCCCTCCATGCCCTATGCAGGACAAGCAGCTCACCGCTCCCGGCCCGATTCTCGGCAACCACTACATTTTTATTGACGAAATGGAATATTGCCTAAACATGACAGCTCTTTACGGTCGCTTCCTCCAAAGAGAAAGAGTTTATGTCGAACGTCCGACAACGAAAGGGGAAAGGATAAACATGATAGGAGCGTTAAGTTTTCAACGTCATGATACATGATAATATATAGTAATAACCTGTAAAACCAGAAAATGAAGAGAATGCTCATGAATACAACTCATCTTTCAAAAATAAAACAAAATTTAAAAAATCACATTGCTGAATGTCATGAAATTTTATCATCATTAGATGAACAAAATTTTACTAATCCTGCATTCGTATAATAAGTGCATAACCTCCTCAGGTATCTGATACCGGAAACATCTTTGAGTAAAGCAAAACTCAAGTGTATTCTGAAAGTAGGTACTGAACCCTTTCTGGAGGTTGCAAATGAACTACAAACAACTGAGTCTTGCCGAAAGATACTATATCGACATTGAGCTGAAAAAGAAAGTGCGCATAATCAGATTGCTAAAGCAATAGGGCGCTCCCAAAGCACTGTTTCTCGGAAAATCCGTCGTAATTCAGGCCAAAGGGGATACCGAAATAAACAGGCTGATCGTTTCGCCTTGGAACGACATGCCGACAAAGCAAAAGCAGTTAAAATGACAGGAGAAATAAAATACATAGTTTCTGTCTGCCTTCAAAACGACTGGAGTCCTGAGCAAATCGCCGGTCGTCTGCGTGAAGAGAGCGTGGTGTGCCTTCATCATGAAACCGTATATCAGTACATTTTGACCGACAAAGCAAACGGAGGACAGCTTTACAGACATTTACGTCATCAGGGGAAAACATACCGGAAACGCTACGGATCAGCTCACAACCGTACTGGGATCCCCAATCGTAGAGACATTGACGAGCGTCCTGCCGAAGTCAACGCCAGAAAGCGTATAAGTGACTGGGAAGCCGATACAATTACAGGAAAAAATCCTAATATACCAGGGCCAAGGGTTTCCTATGACTTTATCCTCGAAAGAAAAAAGGCTCTACGATACCAGAATGGGTATTTTCTATCCAACTGTGTTAGTTTAATATTTACTTTTTCACCATTGCATGTTTTCTTCCTTTGAAGGAAGCGTTGTTCAGAGCATTTTTTGATAGTGCTTTAAAAAGACAACGTAAAAAAAATAAAGGAGGAGTAAATGAAACCACGACTAACGTTTTTATTAGTATTTTCAATGAGTTTTATATTCATACTCGCTACTGAAGTATTGGCACAGGATTATCTCACTGATACGGGTACTGAACCAGTTTGTGATAGTCTCTTGGATGAAACTCGTGGGTTATTTGGTTTATGTCTAGGATTTTGCGAAGCACTGAACGGAGAAACGACAATAGCAGTTGAAGAACCAACGACCTACCCAGAAGGAGCTAACAAGTTAATTTTCGAGAAATTTAGCGAAATAGCCGGGGAGAATGGTCCTGAGATGCCCTGCGTAGAATATATATATGGGGAATGTCCCTATTGGACTGTGTCACCTGGTTTTAAGGATCAACTCACATCAATGATTTCACAGATGGATGATATTACGGTAGCGGAGAATCGTGAAAGCGACACCAGATGGAATATCTTCCGAATCACTGGAACAATTAACGGTGAGCCTGAGATAATAGAATTAAAAGGAGCAAAAGAAGGAAATACATTCCATTTTCCGCTTGTGACATGGGTACACTACCCGCCAAATCGGACAACATACTTCCCTGGACACCATGCAGAAGCATATCAATATGAAAAATGTAAATATGACCTGGAACAAATGCTTATTCCATCTGGGGAGTGCCCATATTGGACTGTGTCACCTGCTCTTAAGGATCAACTCGCATCAATGATTTCACAGATGGATGATATTACGGTAGAGGAGGATGAAACCGCCACCTACTATTACTTCCGGATCACCGGGACAATTAATGGTGAGCCTGAAATAATAGAATTAAAAGGAGAAAAAGAAGAAAATGGGCTTGTTTTTCCGCTTGTAATATGGGTACACTACCCGCCAAATCGGACAACATATTTCCCAGGACATAATGCAGATAAATCTCAATATGCAAGGTGCGCATATGATCTGGAACAGGTAGTTTACTAAGCCGATAAAAAAAAGCGTTTTATCCTTGATTCTCCACATAATGTGTAGAATGGTTGACTAACCGGGTGCGTGCGTAGCGCATGACCCGGTTTCGTTTCCCCAGCTTCTCCGCCCTTCCCTTTCCTACCCCTCAATAACATCCCCCTGCCGAACCACCTCAAACATAATCAAGGCCGCAGCAACCGAGGCATTCAGCGAATCAAAATCCGTAGACATGGGGATGGTGACCAGCTGGTCACAGTGCTTCCGCACCAGAGGACGAATCCCCTTGCCTTCGCTGCCGATGACCAAACCAAGCTGGCCGCTGAAATCCGTGCTGTAGATCGACGGTGCTGATGCCTCAACCACTGAACCGTAAATCCAGAAACCATGCTCTTTGAGCAACTCCAAAGTCGTGACCAGATTCACCACCTGAGCGATACGGAGATGGGAGATTGCCCCGGCTGAGGTCCGGGCCACAGTTCCAGATAAAGGAGCGCTGCGTTCACGGGTGAGGATAATGCTCCGAAACCCTGCTGCCAGGGCTGAGCGAAGAATCGAACCAAGATTACGGGGATCCTGGATTGAGTCCAGGATCAAAATCCGATGGGAATCGGCCAAGGCCTGTTCCAGCAGCTCCTCTAAAGGCAAAAGCTCTGCTTCTGTCTGTCGGGCCACAACCCCCTGATGTCGGCAATTTCGAGGAACTGGCAGGCGCTCTGCTTCAACAAAACGGACTCGCACCTTATGCTCACGAGCAAGATCAACAATTTCCTGTATCTTTGGCCCAGCCTTCCCCTTTTGAACAAGAAGCTCGCCCAAGCTTCGGGCATTTCTCCGTAAGGCCTCAAGGACTGTATTTGTCCCCCACAGCAGATCATCTGTTGCCTCCTCAGCGTGGGACGCATCTTCTTCGAAATTGTTCTTTGTTTTCTTTGTACCGGACCAAGCTGCTTTTTTGCGCAATGCTACCATAAGTATTCAACAACCAAACGTGGGAAAGAAAGAGTACGAAAAAAAACAGGATTAAGGAACCGTCCTGTTCACTTAAGCCGTGTTTCGCCGTTGCTGTTCTGCTGCAATAATGGCCTGCAAGTCGCGAACAGCCTGCTCAAGCTCATCATTGACTATCAGATGGTGGTAGTTATCAGCTGCGGCCATCTCCTTCTCAGCATTGGCAAGCCGAACAGCTAGGCTTTCCGGGCTTTCAGTCCCGCGTCCCCGTAAACGCCGTTCCAGCTCAGCCAAGGTCGGAGGGCTGATAAAGACCGTGACAGGATCAGCGTTAGTCCTGACCTGCTCCGCACCCTGGATATCAATATCCAACACAACATCCTTGCCTACGGCCAATAAGGCCTCTACGTCCCGGCGTGAAGTACCATAGAAATTTCCATGGACCTCAGCCCATTCCAAAAAGCCGGAAGGCTGCTGATCGCGCATGGCGATAAAAGCTTCTTTACTGACAAAATGATAATCGACTCCGTCCCGCTCGCCAGGCCGTGCTTGGCGCGTCGTGTGCGACACGGAAAACTCCAGCCCCGAGATTTCTGCCATGAGCTTTTTTAAAATTGTGGTCTTGCCACACCCAGAAGGTGCAGAGACAACCAAAAGAACACCCTCAGCCATTATCTTTTCCTTCCTCGGCATGCTTTTGCAGAAGCCCTAAGCCGCTTTGCTCACTATCCAAAGCAGCCAAACGCTGATTAATGGTTTCCGGCTGTACAGAGGACAGCACCAGATGACCGCTATCCATAATAATGATCCCCCTGGTACGCCGCCCTTCTGTGACATCAATGAGCCGATGCTCCTGCCGGGCTTCTTCCTTGAGCTTCCTGATCGGTGATGAGCCGGGATTAACCACTGCCAGGATACGATTAATTTTTACGGAATTACCGAAACCTACATTAACAAGCCTATTGTCCATTATTGTCCATATAATCCGATATTCATAAAAAAAATTCCAACAACCAGCAGAAGAAAGAACACGCCATATGACGCATCATGCTATTCAATATTCTGGACCTGCTCACGCAGTTTTTCAATCTCGTTTTTCATTTCAACGCCGAGATGCGCTATAGCTGAATTGGAGATCTTTGATGCCAACGTGTTAACCTCTCGCAGAAACTCCTGCAAGAGAAAATCAAGGCGCCTTCCAACAGCTTCATCGCTTTCCATAAAACCGCTAAACTGATCAATATGACTAGCCAACCGCACCACTTCCTCAGTCACATCGGCCTTATCCGCCATGATAGCCGTTTCCTGAGCTAAACGCATGGGATCAATATCAACCCCTTCAAGCAATTTTGTTATCCGATTCTTCAACTCCTGCTGTCGCTGCTCAAGAACCTCCGGGACCATGCCTTCAATTTCTCGAACAAGAGCAGCAAAATTATCGAGACGCTGCAAAAGCTCTTCTTTCAGGCTGCCGCCCTCTCGCTCGCGCATAGAGGCGCAGTCAGCAAGGGCTGCAAGCAATGCCTCCTTCAGCAGGGGCCATTCTTCTTCAACGTCCGGGTTTTGCTCCTGGACAGTGATAATATTGCGCAGAGTAAGCAAATCACTGATCTGAACACTGGCCCCGAGCTCCAGTTCGCTGTTCATCTCCTGCAAGCAGGCATGGTACTGGCGAGCCAGGTCCAGATCAAGATGGAGCTGCGATCCTCCAGAAGTTTCGCCACGAAGGCTTACAGAGATATCAACCCGACCGCGATCCTGCTGCCCAGCAACGGTTTTCTTGATTTGTTCCTCCAAAGCGGCAAAGGCTGAAGGAAGCACTACCCGTTGATCAAGAAAACGATGGTTGACGGTCCGAATTTCCACAACCCAAGTTCGTTCGGCATTGCCGGATTCACCACGACCGAAGCCGGTCATACTACGTGGACGCATATATATTTTTCTGTGAAAATTAATGAAGAGTAAAAAAGAAGGATAAAAGAACAACAGGACTCAAAACCAAATCTCTATCATTCTATGTATATAGAATTGTATATACAAGAGAAAAAAGAGAAGAATCAGGCAAGCGCAGCGAGCAACTCATCACAACTCACCGAGGCCGTCCCGATTTTCCCCACGACAATACCGGCCGCATGATTGGCCAGCACAGCGGCTTCGGTCATTGAGCATCCAGCTGCCAGCCCAAGGGCCAAGGTAGCTGCAACCGTATCCCCGGCTCCGGTAACATCATAGACCTCCTGAGCCATTGTGGGAATCGTCACCAGGGAATCGTCACCTTCCAACAAAGCCATACCAGCCTCACCCCGGGTGATCAGCACTGCCTCGCAGGAGATCTCTTCCCGAATCTGCCGGGCCGCCGCGAGCAAGGTTTCCTCATCCCTAATATCTATACCGCTGATCCGGGTGGCCTCAAAATTATTCGGCGTAATGACAGTGGCTCCGACAAAACGATGGAGATTATCCGGTTTCGGATCAACAATCAAAGGAATCGCCCGTCCGCTGGAATGACGCAATTCCTTCAGTAACCGATGCAGCTGGGTCATCAGCTCCTCATTAACAACCCCTTTGGCATAATCCGAAACAATAACAGCATCAAAATCGGCAAGATGACCCGTCAGGTATTGCAACATGCTTTCCAGGGTCTGTCGGCTCGGGACACCGGCCTTTTCCCGGTCATAACGAACAACCTGCTGTCCTTGAGCTACCACCCTGGTTTTTATGGTCGTGGGCCGCTCTCCTTTAATCAGGCCTTCCACCGGAGCCCCGACTTTTTCCATGAGCGCAAGCAGTTCATCTCCCATTGGATCATCGCCGATAATACCGCACAGGGCACAGGAACCACCGAGAGAGATAATATTACGCAGGACATTGGCGCTGCCACCAAGCAGTAACTCCTCGCGGGTAACATTGACCACCGGCACGGGGGCCTCCGGAGAAATTCGAGAAACGTTTCCCCAGATAAACTGATCCAAAATAACATCACCGATCACCAGGATACGAGTATCGGCAAAGCGCTCTACCTGCTTCTGCATATGTACGTCACTCATCAACTGTTCAGCTCCCTGTCCAGTTCCAGCAGGCAATCCGCCATCCGCTCGGCAGCAAAAACCAGGGATTCTAAATCAAGGAAGTCCATTACATTTTGATCAAACAAAATCTTTACTCGGGCTTCAAATCCGTCTTCCATATCCTGATCCCAAAACAAAATGTAGAGGGGAACGAACGGAAGCACAGGAAGAACAACGGCAAAATCTGCGCTCTGCCCCTGCTCATCACGACCTCTTTCTCCCCCAACCTTATCGCAAAGCGGTGCAAGATCTTGTATACGGCCAGCGAATCGCTCTGATAATCTGGCTTCACAATAGGTTGCCAGGGTACGAATCTTGGCAATGGAGTTGGGCAGGCTTTCCATGCCCACCCAGGTTCCGTTGGGCAGCCTCTCCTCAGCCCCGCCGCTCGCATTACCACCAAAGGCAACATAATTATAGAGCAGGATCTGGTCTCTGGGGTCAACAAGCTGTTGCCCATCCATCACGACCTCGTCCCGCCCTAACAGAATCGAACGACCGAGATAACTGAACCTGAGCAGATCCGGGGTATCCGCTGCCCAATCGGCCCCAAGGCGATGACTGAGCTCACGAAAATCAAGCTCCTGCACCTTGGATTTCAGATGAGTAACCAAGGCCATATCCCGCTCATCCTGACCGCGCTCCACGCCACCCAATCCAGCCTCACCCTTTGCGGCACCGAACTCGGCAGGCAGCATATCTTTCTGCACATAAGGACAAAGCTCAGGAGCAACCCCGCCCTTGGTTACAGCAACGGCAAAGGCGAGACAGGCTGCATAGCCGCACTCGCCACAGTTTGTTGCCGGGGTATATTTCAAAAATTGATGCGGTGTCATCTGAGAGGGGAAGCTTATTTCGTCTTCTTATTCAGGGCCGCTGTGACGTCATCGGTCATATCCACGCTCTTGTCAAAGTACAGCACTGCTGTATTCGGCATAATGACAGATACCCCTTTTTCCTTGGCCACTTCCTGGACAATTGCTTCCAGTTTCTTCATAATCGGGGCGAGATGCTTTTCCTGCAAGTTTCTCATTTCCAGGTTAGCATCATCCTGCTTCACCCTAAAATCACGCTTTTTCCTTTGCAGTTCAAGTACTTTTCCCTTCTTTGTTTCTTCGTTCCAAACATCAACCTTTTTCTGCATCTCCTTCTGAAGAGCCAAGACAGCCTCTTTTTCCTTATCAAGAGAGGCCTTGAACTCTTTCATCTTTGCTTCCATCTTGTTCTTTGCTGCTACCCCGACGCTGGATTTATCCAGGACATGCTGTAGGTTGACCACACCGACACTGGGAGCAGCACTCGCCGAAACAACAGTAAAAACAGTAAGGAAGAAAAAAACAGATGATAAAACCAGCACACTCGTTCGTTTCACAGCCAAGCTCCTTTTTTTAAAACGTTATCAGCATCAATGCCGCTAAAATAAAATTGCCGTATTTTTTACTTATCAGACACGGAAAAACTACCCTGCAAGCCCTGTCTCTCAGTGGCGAAGAAAACACCGCTCAACGGGTTCAGCGCTCGTATTCCGCCTCTGCTATCCTAACCGACCGGAGGAGGAATTCAAGATCTTTTTTCGGACCTTCCATCCTGCTCTAGCCTAACATTTCTCAACCACGTTCCCTGAAAAACTCACCATTCTCCCTTTGGAGGATTCTCTCATTCATTCTGGGCAGTACAGACTTAAACACTTAGCCCTATCACTTTTCATGCAACGACGTAACTCCTATTTTTCTTGAAAATAGAAATTCACTTGCAAAACAACACCAGCCCATCTACTTTAACAGTGTTTATGTTGCAGAGATATCTCAGGTGCCGCTCCCGGAACGGAAGCGAAAAAACTTCAAAAATGCCTATTAACTTAAAGCAAAAGGCAAATTCATTTAACGAGGCATCCAGAACCAGACGTGACCAATAAAAAACCGATCAACATCAACTCTGTCGAAGAATTAACCTGTAAGAATAAGTTCGGTACGTTTTTCGGGGTTCCCCAGTCTGTTTTTGATCAGGTCTGGCAGGAACTCAGCAGTCCGAAAAAAAACTCCGTTGCCTATGTTTCTATGGAGATCGGCGCGGATCCGGATATTTTTCATCCTGTGCAGGATTTTCTCAAAGAAGAAAAATATACGAAAAGTGCTGATCCGAATATCCAGAAACTGCTGGATAAATATCTTCAGGGGCCACGAAAAATCCCTAATTACAGCGGTGGATTAGGCGTACTTGCCGGAGACACCCTTAAGAGCTTCGCAGACACCCATATACCGGTCATGGCCGTTTCTCTGCTGTATAGAGAAGGCTATTTTTCCCAACTTGTTGATTCCCGAGTCGGTCAGATTGATCAAGCTACAACTTGGTCCCCGGAAACAACACCGACCCTCTTTCAATTGCAAGATCCTGAACAGCCGGGACAGCCGTTGGAAATCACGGTTCCTTTTTTCAATGAATACGATCATCCCACCGAGGCCAAGGCCCATGTCTGGATGAAAATGGAAGTCAGCGAGGAACTGGATTATTTTGTGCCGGAATTCCTTCTAGATTACTCCATCCCCTCTTCTCCGCCTTGGGTCCGTGAAGCAGGTCTACGCTTATATAATGCCAAATCGGCCATTATGAAGGCGAATCAGCGCCGTATGCTCGGCTCAGGTATTCTACCGTTGACCGAGGCTCTCGGGCTGACTCCCAACACCATCCATCTGAACGAACAGCATGGGGTTACCGTGACCCTCCATCTGATACTCCGCCAGCTGGAAAAAACACTGGGCAAAGATTTTGGAACGGCTATGCGGGATGAAGATATCATGGCTGCCGCCCGAGAGGTTGAACAGCATATCGTCTACACCATCCATACGCCGGTCAAAGCCGGACACGACCGATTCGCTCGCTCCCTCTACACCGGCATCAGCCACGAAACCTGTCATCATATTCTCAACCTGCTAGCCAGTGATGCAGACTCTCCCCATGAGTATAATTTTACCGCCTTTGCCATGCGGGTCAACCGGACTATCAACAGTGTCAGTCGGTTGCATCGTGATGTTACCAGAAAACAATTTCCGGACGTGGCTGACAAGATCAAGGCGATTACCAACGGTGTCCATCATCTCTCTTGGATCAGCGAAACAAGAGCCAAGCTCTTTGACGATATCGAAGAGCTGGCAGGCTGGCGTGATGATCCCGGTGTTTTTGCCCATATGGAACTGCGTGACGAGCAATCTTTTCGAAAGCAGTTACAACAGGCCTGGTACCAGGACAATCAAAGACTGATAGAGTATATCAATACAATGCTCTCGGACCACCGTACCCAGATGGATACCACCTGGATTGATCCGCCCAACTACCTCTCTCATCAGCTCCCGGAAGACTCCCGTCTGCTTCCCGGCGTATTTACTGTGGGATTTGCGCGACGATTCTCCACCTATAAGCGTGCGGATCTTATTTTTGATGACATTCCCGCCTTAGCTGATATCCTGGTGAAAAATAATTGGCGCATTAATTTCCTTTTTGCTGGCAAGGCCCATCCCCAGGACGAACCAGGCAAGTCCGTACTGAAACTCATTCTGGATAATCAAGAAGAGCTGTATACCCGGAGTAACGGCTTGGCCCAGCTTATTTTCATTCCCGGCTATGACATGCGGATTGCCAAGATGATGGTTTCCGGTGTACATACTTGGCTCAACAGCCCCAAACGCCC from Candidatus Electrothrix communis encodes the following:
- a CDS encoding OmpH family outer membrane protein, which codes for MKRTSVLVLSSVFFFLTVFTVVSASAAPSVGVVNLQHVLDKSSVGVAAKNKMEAKMKEFKASLDKEKEAVLALQKEMQKKVDVWNEETKKGKVLELQRKKRDFRVKQDDANLEMRNLQEKHLAPIMKKLEAIVQEVAKEKGVSVIMPNTAVLYFDKSVDMTDDVTAALNKKTK
- the rlmB gene encoding 23S rRNA (guanosine(2251)-2'-O)-methyltransferase RlmB, encoding MVALRKKAAWSGTKKTKNNFEEDASHAEEATDDLLWGTNTVLEALRRNARSLGELLVQKGKAGPKIQEIVDLAREHKVRVRFVEAERLPVPRNCRHQGVVARQTEAELLPLEELLEQALADSHRILILDSIQDPRNLGSILRSALAAGFRSIILTRERSAPLSGTVARTSAGAISHLRIAQVVNLVTTLELLKEHGFWIYGSVVEASAPSIYSTDFSGQLGLVIGSEGKGIRPLVRKHCDQLVTIPMSTDFDSLNASVAAALIMFEVVRQGDVIEG
- a CDS encoding hydrogenase — translated: MDKLLYIHNGERVHRSAIPHLSFHEFRSELLDFTEAGGQIVQFFAYDENNKENQGKGSLKLLAVLRNESNDKLCVTGCDAPDSFDSLTAVTEKFHMFERELGEQYGLKAESHPWWKMVRYQQNCTGKPDVFGNNYSENIPGNYPYFAVEGEGVHEVAVGPVHAGIIEPGHFRFQCFGERVFHLEIQLGYQHRGVEHLLQTVPMKRLPIIGETISGDTSIGHGLCMAQGIESLADLEVDEGSKVVRTLALELERIANHIGDLGALSLDVAFSPPAAYFGRIRGEYLNLSQILGGNRFGRGLIRPGGVTKVMGEEQRQLIQEKMTELTPEVEHVNDLIFSTPSVRGRFDHTGTVSRENAEKIGLVGYAGRACGLPYDARVKFPTECYGDLPGNSNNKTDGDVASRAEVRREEIMHSIHLVNTLLARSEEANSYTPQKTELAPDSFVVTVNEAWRGEASHCILTDAQGKILRYKVKDPSFHNWTGLALSLREQGISDFPLCNKSFNLSYCGFDL
- the rfaE1 gene encoding D-glycero-beta-D-manno-heptose-7-phosphate kinase encodes the protein MSDVHMQKQVERFADTRILVIGDVILDQFIWGNVSRISPEAPVPVVNVTREELLLGGSANVLRNIISLGGSCALCGIIGDDPMGDELLALMEKVGAPVEGLIKGERPTTIKTRVVAQGQQVVRYDREKAGVPSRQTLESMLQYLTGHLADFDAVIVSDYAKGVVNEELMTQLHRLLKELRHSSGRAIPLIVDPKPDNLHRFVGATVITPNNFEATRISGIDIRDEETLLAAARQIREEISCEAVLITRGEAGMALLEGDDSLVTIPTMAQEVYDVTGAGDTVAATLALGLAAGCSMTEAAVLANHAAGIVVGKIGTASVSCDELLAALA
- a CDS encoding YicC/YloC family endoribonuclease is translated as MRPRSMTGFGRGESGNAERTWVVEIRTVNHRFLDQRVVLPSAFAALEEQIKKTVAGQQDRGRVDISVSLRGETSGGSQLHLDLDLARQYHACLQEMNSELELGASVQISDLLTLRNIITVQEQNPDVEEEWPLLKEALLAALADCASMREREGGSLKEELLQRLDNFAALVREIEGMVPEVLEQRQQELKNRITKLLEGVDIDPMRLAQETAIMADKADVTEEVVRLASHIDQFSGFMESDEAVGRRLDFLLQEFLREVNTLASKISNSAIAHLGVEMKNEIEKLREQVQNIE
- a CDS encoding hydrogenase — its product is MLKVIKNRFEQGHRTTKYPEEKINLYKRFRGLPTVDPDCDPAVVQQCAEACPQEAIDSASCRIDLGKCVFCGLCETLSEGKFACFSQNIEMGTAARDDLLFSGSLPELAEHSKTHFKKLFGRSLQLRQISAGGCNACEADTNVLNTPFFDLSRFGIQFVASPRHADGIHVTGPVSKNMRQAVLTTWEAVPDPKVVIASGACAISGGPFYGSDDIVGDLNSLIPVDLYIPGCPPHPLTTLHALLSFFK
- a CDS encoding IS30 family transposase, which gives rise to MGRSQSTVSRKIRRNSGQRGYRNKQADRFALERHADKAKAVKMTGEIKYIVSVCLQNDWSPEQIAGRLREESVVCLHHETVYQYILTDKANGGQLYRHLRHQGKTYRKRYGSAHNRTGIPNRRDIDERPAEVNARKRISDWEADTITGKNPNIPGPRVSYDFILERKKALRYQNGYFLSNCVSLIFTFSPLHVFFL
- a CDS encoding DUF3786 domain-containing protein; translation: MKYTPATNCGECGYAACLAFAVAVTKGGVAPELCPYVQKDMLPAEFGAAKGEAGLGGVERGQDERDMALVTHLKSKVQELDFRELSHRLGADWAADTPDLLRFSYLGRSILLGRDEVVMDGQQLVDPRDQILLYNYVAFGGNASGGAEERLPNGTWVGMESLPNSIAKIRTLATYCEARLSERFAGRIQDLAPLCDKVGGERGRDEQGQSADFAVVLPVLPFVPLYILFWDQDMEDGFEARVKILFDQNVMDFLDLESLVFAAERMADCLLELDRELNS
- the gmk gene encoding guanylate kinase, producing the protein MAEGVLLVVSAPSGCGKTTILKKLMAEISGLEFSVSHTTRQARPGERDGVDYHFVSKEAFIAMRDQQPSGFLEWAEVHGNFYGTSRRDVEALLAVGKDVVLDIDIQGAEQVRTNADPVTVFISPPTLAELERRLRGRGTESPESLAVRLANAEKEMAAADNYHHLIVNDELEQAVRDLQAIIAAEQQRRNTA
- a CDS encoding DUF370 domain-containing protein, yielding MDNRLVNVGFGNSVKINRILAVVNPGSSPIRKLKEEARQEHRLIDVTEGRRTRGIIIMDSGHLVLSSVQPETINQRLAALDSEQSGLGLLQKHAEEGKDNG